The Capra hircus breed San Clemente unplaced genomic scaffold, ASM170441v1, whole genome shotgun sequence genome contains the following window.
AAGCAGAGGCGAGCGCTCTAAGATGACGTCATCACGAAGCTACTTGGACCAATCAACTTTAGCAGTGGAGCCCGCGGACTCTCAATGACCTACTGCTTGTTGGGCTGTGGGCTTTGGGCGAAGCGGCTGTGAAGCCTAAGAGGAGGAACATGGGGGTGAAGCTTGAGGTGTTTCGAGTCAGTGAGCAACGGAGCGGTCGGAAGGCTGGGCGCGGGGTTCTTCCTGGATGAGGagaaggctcaaaagggaggcCTCCGAGAGAGGGGCTCTGGGGCGAAAGCTCCGTTGATTTGAAAGGGACCTTTACGGTTGGAGACGCAGAGGAGGGGCTCTGGGTTGGGGGCTCTGGGTTGGGGGCTCTGGGAGGGCAGGTGTGAGGAAAGCCCTCTGAGAGATGTGACCTGGGAAGGAGGCTCTAAGAAGGAAGACTTCAGGCTCTGGCGAGCTCTCGGGTTTACAGTGGGTGTGCGTCTTTCTCCTAGACCGACTCCTAGACTCCGAAGAATGAGTCTGGGTCTGAGGGCGCTCTGGAATCTCGCTGGGGGTGGTTTGAAGTCTCAGAGAGATGCCtttgttgtacagttcttctgctcCTGGGGCCAATATGTCTGTCTTTCTTTGAGAAAGAGTCTTTTAGACTCGGAGGGGGCTTTCGAGGTGGGGGGTGACTCTTGGATTCTGGGGACTAGACTTCAAGGTGTGTGACTTCTGTACCCTTGCTGGGAGTTTTGGGTTCTGGAGGGTCTGAGGAAACACCTCTGGTCTCGCCAGAGGATGGTTTTCCCGACTCTGAGCAGCCGCTGTACAGTAGGGTGGAGGCGGGGATGGTAATTCCTGACTACtcatccctccccttcccttccagATGACCATCTACCTCACCTTCCCTGTGGCTATGTTCTGGATTGCCAATCAGGCCGAGTGGTTTGAGGACTATGTCATACAGCGCAAGGGTGGGCACCAGTTCATtccagggggtggggaagggtatGAGGGAGCAGGGTCAGCCTCCCCTGGGCCGACCCTGCCCTGGATGTGGGGCTCTGGAGGCTTCTGGCTTGTGACTCCATCTATGACTTTGTCCCTACAGAGGGAGCTGTGGCCCCCTGAGAAGGAGGACCAGGTAAGCATGTAATTTTCCTCGCCCCggagaggggaggggcctggATTCCTGTGGCCATGATGGGACCCTCAGTCGCGGGCAGGGAACCTAGAGTGGAGGGACACATGATTTCCTTAACTGCCCtctccctgaaagtgaaagtgaaagtcgctcagtcgggtctgactctttgcggaccccatggactctacaatccatggaattcgctgagccagaatactggagtgggtagcctttcccttctccaggggatcttcacaacccagggatcaaacccaggtctcctgtattgcagacggattctttaccacctgaaccgcaagggaagcccaagaatactggagtgggtagcctattccctctccagcagatcttcccaacccaggaattgaactggggtatcctgcattgcaggcggattctttaccaactgagctatcagggaactccCTGAAGGTCGAAGCTAATCTGGGGTTGTAATTGGCAAAGGCTTCATTGTAGACAGGAACTCTGAAGCCACGGTCTGGGGGGTTAAGGGGAGGTGGGCTGGGAACAAGATCCAGGCCCTGAGGTGCATttgcctctccttccttcccatctCACCTCCCCAGCGCCGGGAACTAGAAGAATTCAAAGAGAGGATACGGAAGCAGCGGGAGGAGAAACTCCTTCGTGCTGCCCAGCAGAGCCCCTGAGGCCTCTACGTGCCGGATTTCCAGCCTGCTCCGCAGAATAACACACACACGGTTCTTTGTTGCTCATGGAAGTGCTTTATTGTCGGTTCTCAGGGGCCAAGTGGGGCCCAGGACACCTCAGGCCCTCAGGGGGCTTGtgtctggggctgggggctgctgtTCCGACGGAAGCTGAGAGCAGCTGGGTCCTGGGGGGTGAGGAGGGGTTGGGGACTGAGGGTCCCAGCTCGTTTCTGCACTCCGTCCTGTTGATACAAAGGGGTCAACCAGAGAGAGGGGCCGAGGGTAGTGCCAACCAGAGGGGGACACAGACACTGGAGGGAGGCGGCAGATGGCAACTGGGTCACACCTCCCCCCTCCCATTACCTGCTGCCACCGTCCCTGAGCCTCTGTGCTCCTCAGTTACTCAACATTAAGGGTGGTATTGTGGGGCTGGTGGGTTTTGGGGGCCTCACTGGGGTCCTGATCAGAACCCAAGCTGTGGGCAAATATGCGTGATGTGGACATGTGGGGGTCT
Protein-coding sequences here:
- the LOC108635042 gene encoding protein PET100 homolog, mitochondrial, translating into MGVKLEVFRMTIYLTFPVAMFWIANQAEWFEDYVIQRKRELWPPEKEDQRRELEEFKERIRKQREEKLLRAAQQSP